From Pseudomonadota bacterium, a single genomic window includes:
- a CDS encoding peptidoglycan DD-metalloendopeptidase family protein has protein sequence MQGGERLRAIAARLRVPLDDLEELNGVSAADPLTPGQRLFVPAPAHASSSPRARATPPAPTTLPITLAWPLQGGRLTSGFGLREGRVHEGIDLAAPAGTPVLAAAPGLVIYVGSGLRGYGNLILLRHRGGMVTVYAHNRRNHVRQGQQVRSGEVIAEVGRSGRASANHLHFELRRGEEPIDPAPHLPQR, from the coding sequence GTGCAAGGCGGCGAACGCCTGCGGGCGATCGCGGCGCGCCTGCGTGTGCCCCTCGACGATCTCGAGGAGCTCAACGGTGTTTCCGCCGCCGACCCGCTCACGCCCGGACAACGCCTCTTCGTTCCGGCGCCCGCGCACGCCTCCTCCAGCCCGCGCGCGCGAGCGACCCCGCCAGCACCAACCACGCTGCCCATCACGCTCGCCTGGCCGCTCCAGGGCGGCCGTCTCACCTCGGGTTTTGGCCTGCGCGAGGGGCGCGTCCACGAGGGGATCGACCTGGCCGCCCCCGCAGGCACCCCTGTGCTGGCTGCGGCGCCCGGCCTGGTGATCTACGTCGGCTCCGGCCTGCGCGGCTACGGCAACCTGATCCTGTTGCGCCATCGGGGCGGCATGGTCACCGTCTACGCCCACAATCGCCGCAATCACGTGCGCCAGGGCCAGCAGGTGCGCAGTGGCGAGGTGATCGCCGAGGTCGGTCGCAGCGGCCGCGCCAGCGCCAACCACCTGCACTTCGAGCTACGGCGCGGCGAGGAGCCGATCGATCCCGCGCCCCATCTGCCGCAGCGCTGA
- the surE gene encoding 5'/3'-nucleotidase SurE: MTQQTRPLILVTNDDGVLSDGLSRLAEALRAVGEVVICAPSRQQSAVSHGISLHEPLRVRTLGPQRYAVTGTPADAVFLALCEICPRRPDLVVSGINHGTNLGTDVFYSGTVAAAVEAALRGIPALAISLQLPSIPDVSPQDSEEWQKANPWDPLEHLSPALDGLLRETAEFAAGLARAVLARPLPPRVVLNVNAPNRPSRAFYLTHLGQRMYRGCVERRVDPRGAPYYWLGNTLEDAPDPVGSDSWALAAGCYSVTPVRLDWNMTPAFGWGAEVPGFTRLLSSAAGGAGGQGS; encoded by the coding sequence CGGGGTCCTCTCCGACGGACTGAGTCGCCTGGCGGAGGCGCTGCGTGCGGTCGGCGAGGTCGTGATCTGCGCACCCTCGCGGCAGCAAAGTGCCGTCAGCCACGGGATCAGCCTGCACGAGCCCTTGCGGGTGCGGACGCTCGGTCCGCAGCGCTACGCCGTCACCGGTACGCCGGCCGACGCCGTATTCCTCGCGCTTTGCGAAATCTGCCCGCGGCGGCCTGACCTCGTGGTCTCGGGGATCAACCACGGCACCAACCTCGGCACCGACGTCTTCTACTCCGGCACCGTCGCGGCCGCGGTCGAGGCCGCACTGCGCGGAATCCCGGCGCTCGCGATCTCGCTCCAGCTCCCTTCGATCCCGGACGTCTCACCGCAGGACAGCGAGGAGTGGCAGAAGGCCAATCCCTGGGACCCGCTCGAACACCTCAGCCCGGCCCTCGACGGGTTGCTGAGGGAGACCGCCGAATTCGCCGCCGGGCTGGCCCGCGCAGTGCTCGCGCGGCCGCTGCCCCCGCGGGTCGTGCTCAACGTCAATGCGCCGAATCGCCCGAGCCGTGCGTTCTATCTCACGCACCTCGGCCAGCGCATGTACCGCGGCTGCGTCGAGCGCCGCGTCGACCCGCGCGGGGCGCCCTATTACTGGCTCGGCAACACCTTGGAGGACGCGCCTGATCCGGTCGGTAGCGACAGCTGGGCGCTCGCCGCCGGCTGCTACTCGGTCACGCCGGTGCGGCTCGATTGGAACATGACGCCCGCCTTCGGCTGGGGCGCCGAGGTGCCGGGCTTCACTCGCCTGCTCAGCTCCGCGGCGGGCGGAGCGGGGGGGCAGGGGTCCTGA
- a CDS encoding protein-L-isoaspartate(D-aspartate) O-methyltransferase, translating to MTARGAPADDTERFADRRAAMVEDQVEARGVRDLAVLDALRRVPRHLFVDAADVDQAYDDHPLSIGLGQTISQPYMVARMVELCALRADDRVLDVGAGSGYQAAVLARCCAWVYSLELLGPLARRAQLALQRAAVANVTVIEADGSLGFPPAAPYDAIIVGAGAPAVPPPLLAQLRCGGRLVIPVGAGRGLQSLQIHQRRTEGVSWREDTACRFVDLRGLHGWHDRED from the coding sequence ATGACTGCTCGGGGAGCGCCGGCAGACGACACCGAGCGCTTTGCCGACCGCCGCGCCGCGATGGTCGAGGACCAGGTCGAAGCGCGCGGCGTGCGCGACCTCGCCGTCTTGGACGCCCTGCGTCGCGTGCCGCGCCACCTCTTCGTCGACGCCGCCGACGTCGACCAAGCCTATGACGACCACCCGCTCTCGATCGGCCTCGGGCAGACCATTTCGCAACCCTACATGGTGGCGCGCATGGTCGAGCTCTGCGCGCTCCGCGCCGACGACCGCGTGCTCGACGTCGGCGCGGGCAGCGGCTATCAGGCCGCGGTGCTCGCGCGTTGCTGCGCCTGGGTCTATTCGCTCGAGTTGCTTGGCCCGCTGGCGCGCCGCGCCCAGCTCGCCCTCCAACGCGCGGCGGTGGCGAACGTCACCGTCATCGAGGCCGACGGATCGCTCGGGTTTCCGCCAGCAGCGCCCTACGATGCGATCATCGTCGGCGCTGGCGCGCCGGCCGTCCCGCCGCCGCTGCTCGCGCAGCTGCGCTGCGGCGGCCGCTTGGTGATTCCAGTGGGCGCCGGTCGAGGTCTGCAGTCACTGCAGATCCACCAGCGCAGGACCGAGGGCGTCAGTTGGCGCGAGGACACCGCTTGCCGCTTCGTCGATCTGCGCGGACTTCACGGTTGGCACGACCGCGAGGACTAG